A region of Methanocorpusculum labreanum Z DNA encodes the following proteins:
- a CDS encoding protein translocase SEC61 complex subunit gamma: MAKNEKKTDEKKALPSVQIKKPEITKASVSEFFRKYIRVLKLARRPTKEEFWKISAVAAVGIVLIGVLGFLIYLIFEYLLP; the protein is encoded by the coding sequence ATGGCTAAAAACGAGAAAAAGACCGATGAAAAAAAGGCACTCCCTTCCGTCCAGATAAAGAAACCGGAGATTACGAAAGCAAGTGTCTCAGAATTCTTCAGAAAATATATCCGTGTTCTAAAACTTGCACGCAGACCTACAAAAGAGGAGTTCTGGAAAATTTCCGCAGTCGCTGCAGTAGGAATCGTACTTATCGGCGTTCTCGGATTTCTGATATATCTGATATTTGAATATCTCCTTCCATAA